Proteins from a single region of Ziziphus jujuba cultivar Dongzao chromosome 1, ASM3175591v1:
- the LOC107406227 gene encoding nucleolin 1 isoform X5 yields MGKSSKKSASKVEAAPAAVPPAKSAKKGKREAEDKLIKVVDVKKQKRDESLEQAAQKKKIETKTKKKKDESTSDESDETSSESEEEKKKKIKSKTQKKIKSKIQKKKEKSSSEESDETSSESEEESQKKKIETKIQTRKELSSSEESDESSSESEEEKKPAAKPGIVPKKPIISNGVSSSNPDSSDASDDDESEEVDKPDAKATVPAKKNSVSSKNGTNDSSDDSSSEDEPQKKTTKVTTQPKKLPATAAKNGSAATPKSVGTSSDSSESDDSDSDSDDEKKPAVKVADGVKKSASGAKKEELSESSSETESSEDEESSEEESEPQLKKPKLTVSNAVKPSVKAVKKETSSESSDDEESSDEEETKKVSNAVKPSVKAVRKESSSEGSDDEESSGDSSDEKPSKPSKASKQSSSDSESESESSEEEDEEATLKAPNKNANDVEMVDAFSSEKKAPKTPVTPKTTSTTSSKTLFVGNLSFNIEQADVKNFFKDAGEVVDVRLATNEEGMFKGFGHVDFATAEAVNKALELNGKDLLGRAVRLDVAHERGAYASQEHNSFQKSRREHSQTVYIRGFDKSFGEDEIRSSLEEHFGSCGEISRISIPKDYETGSVKGFAYMDLKDGNGFNKALELNGVELGGYALVVEEAKPRGDFRDGNRSGGRNSGGRFGGRDSGGRFGGRDSGGRFGGRDSGGRFGSQRGGGRFGSQRGGGRFGGRGRGTPNKPNLAASGTGKKTTFGDDE; encoded by the exons ATGGGCAAGTCAAGCAAGAAATCGGCCTCTAaa GTTGAGGCAGCTCCTGCTGCAGTTCCTCCAGCTAAGTCTGCCAAGAAAG gtaaaagagaAGCTGAGGATAAGTTAATTAAGGTTGTGGATGTAAAGAAGCAGAAGAGAGATGAGAGTTTAGAGCAAGCTGCTCAAAAAAAGAAGATTGAAACgaagacaaagaagaaaaaagatgagTCTACTTCTGATGAGTCTGATGAAACTTCATCCGAGTCTGAGGAAGAGAAG AAAAAGAAGATTAAGTCAAAGACACAGAAGAAGATTAAATCAAAGAtacagaagaagaaagaaaagtctAGTTCTGAGGAGTCTGATGAAACTTCATCTGAGTCTGAGGAAGAG TCTCAGAAAAAGAAGATTGAGACAAAGATACAGACGAGAAAAGAATTGTCTAGTTCTGAGGAGTCTGATGAATCTTCATCTGAGTCTGAGGAAGAGAAG AAGCCTGCCGCCAAGCCTGGAATTGTTCCAAAGAAACctattatttcaaatggagtatcATCTAGTAACCCTGATTCCTCCGATGCTTCGGATGATGATGAATCTGAGGAGGTTGAT AAACCTGATGCCAAAGCTACAGTTCCTGCAAAAAAGAACTCTGTTTCTTCTAAAAATGGTACTAATGATTCTTCAGATGATAGCTCCTCAGAGGATGAACCT CAGAAGAAAACAACTAAAGTCACCACCCAACCAAAAAAGTTACCTGCAACTGCTGCCAAGAATGGATCTGCAGCTACTCCCAAAAGTGTAGGGACGTCCAGTGATAGTTCAGAATCAGATGATTCAGATTCAGATTCAGATGATGAAAag AAACCTGCTGTCAAAGTTGCTGATGGTGTTAAGAAATCAGCTTCTGGTGCAAAGAAAGAGGAATTGTCTGAAAGTTCATCAGAAACTGAATCTTCAGAAGATGAG GAGAGTTCTGAGGAAGAATCTGAGCCTCaattgaaaaaaccaaaacttaCA GTATCAAATGCTGTAAAACCAAGTGTAAAAGCTGTGAAAAAGGAAACCAGCAGTGAAAGTTCGGATGATGAAGAAAGTTCTGATGAAGAAGAAACTAAAAAA GTATCGAATGCTGTAAAACCAAGTGTAAAAGCTGTTAGAAAGGAAAGCAGCAGTGAAGGTTCTGATGATGAAGAAAGCTCTGGTGACAGTTCGGATGAAAAGCCATCAAAG CCTTCTAAAGCTTCAAAGCAAAGCAGCAGTGATTCGGAATCAGAGAGTGAGTCTTCTGAGGAAGAAGATGAGGAAGCAACTTTAAAAGCTCCAAACAAAAAT GCTAATGACGTTGAAATGGTAGATGCCTTTTCATCTGAGAAGAAAGCT CCAAAAACACCTGTTACGCCTAAAACCACTTCAACCACTTCTTCGAAGACATTGTTTGTAGGCAACCTGTCATTTAACATTGAACAAGCTGATGT gaaaaatttctttaaagatGCTGGTGAAGTTGTTGATGTTCGTTTAGCAACAAACGAGGAAGGAATGTTCAAGGGCTTTGGACATGTTGACTTTGCAACTGCTGAAGCCGTAAATAAG GCCCTAGAATTGAATGGCAAAGATTTGTTGGGTCGTGCTGTGAGACTTGATGTTGCTCATGAAAGGGGTGCATATGCCAG CCAAGAGCACAACTCATTTCAGAAAAGTAGAAGAGAACATAGCCAAACAGTTTATATTCGGGGCTTTGATAAATCCTTTGGAGAGGATGAG ATTAGAAGCTCGTTGGAAGAACATTTTGGTTCGTGTGGAGAGATTTCAAGGATTTCCATCCCAAAAGATTATGAGACTGGTTCAGTTAAAGG ATTTGCTTACATGGACTTAAAAGATGGCAACGGTTTCAACAAAGCCCTAGAACTTAATGGTGTTGAGCTTGGAGGCTATGCATTGGTTGTAGAAGAGGCAAAACCCCGAGGTGATTTCCGTGATGGTAATAGGAGTGGTGGAAGAAATAGTGGCGGCCGATTTGGTGGAAGAGATAGTGGTGGCCGATTTGGTGGAAGAGATAGTGGTGGCCGATTTGGTGGAAGAGATAGTGGCGGCCGATTTGGCAGCCAGCGTGGAGGTGGCAGATTTGGTAGCCAGCGTGGAGGTGGCAGATTTGGTGGTAGAGGACGTGGAACACCTAATAAACCTAACCTGGCTGCATCTGGAACTG
- the LOC107406227 gene encoding nucleolin 2 isoform X12 yields MGKSSKKSASKVEAAPAAVPPAKSAKKGKREAEDKLIKVVDVKKQKRDESLEQAAQKKKIETKTKKKKDESTSDESDETSSESEEESQKKKIETKIQTRKELSSSEESDESSSESEEEKPAAKPGIVPKKPIISNGVSSSNPDSSDASDDDESEEVDKPDAKATVPAKKNSVSSKNGTNDSSDDSSSEDEPQKKTTKVTTQPKKLPATAAKNGSAATPKSVGTSSDSSESDDSDSDSDDEKKPAVKVADGVKKSASGAKKEELSESSSETESSEDEESSEEESEPQLKKPKLTVSNAVKPSVKAVKKETSSESSDDEESSDEEETKKVSNAVKPSVKAVRKESSSEGSDDEESSGDSSDEKPSKVQKVKPSKASKQSSSDSESESESSEEEDEEATLKAPNKNANDVEMVDAFSSEKKAPKTPVTPKTTSTTSSKTLFVGNLSFNIEQADVKNFFKDAGEVVDVRLATNEEGMFKGFGHVDFATAEAVNKALELNGKDLLGRAVRLDVAHERGAYASQEHNSFQKSRREHSQTVYIRGFDKSFGEDEIRSSLEEHFGSCGEISRISIPKDYETGSVKGFAYMDLKDGNGFNKALELNGVELGGYALVVEEAKPRGDFRDGNRSGGRNSGGRFGGRDSGGRFGGRDSGGRFGGRDSGGRFGSQRGGGRFGSQRGGGRFGGRGRGTPNKPNLAASGTGKKTTFGDDE; encoded by the exons ATGGGCAAGTCAAGCAAGAAATCGGCCTCTAaa GTTGAGGCAGCTCCTGCTGCAGTTCCTCCAGCTAAGTCTGCCAAGAAAG gtaaaagagaAGCTGAGGATAAGTTAATTAAGGTTGTGGATGTAAAGAAGCAGAAGAGAGATGAGAGTTTAGAGCAAGCTGCTCAAAAAAAGAAGATTGAAACgaagacaaagaagaaaaaagatgagTCTACTTCTGATGAGTCTGATGAAACTTCATCCGAGTCTGAGGAAG AGTCTCAGAAAAAGAAGATTGAGACAAAGATACAGACGAGAAAAGAATTGTCTAGTTCTGAGGAGTCTGATGAATCTTCATCTGAGTCTGAGGAAGAGAAG CCTGCCGCCAAGCCTGGAATTGTTCCAAAGAAACctattatttcaaatggagtatcATCTAGTAACCCTGATTCCTCCGATGCTTCGGATGATGATGAATCTGAGGAGGTTGAT AAACCTGATGCCAAAGCTACAGTTCCTGCAAAAAAGAACTCTGTTTCTTCTAAAAATGGTACTAATGATTCTTCAGATGATAGCTCCTCAGAGGATGAACCT CAGAAGAAAACAACTAAAGTCACCACCCAACCAAAAAAGTTACCTGCAACTGCTGCCAAGAATGGATCTGCAGCTACTCCCAAAAGTGTAGGGACGTCCAGTGATAGTTCAGAATCAGATGATTCAGATTCAGATTCAGATGATGAAAag AAACCTGCTGTCAAAGTTGCTGATGGTGTTAAGAAATCAGCTTCTGGTGCAAAGAAAGAGGAATTGTCTGAAAGTTCATCAGAAACTGAATCTTCAGAAGATGAG GAGAGTTCTGAGGAAGAATCTGAGCCTCaattgaaaaaaccaaaacttaCA GTATCAAATGCTGTAAAACCAAGTGTAAAAGCTGTGAAAAAGGAAACCAGCAGTGAAAGTTCGGATGATGAAGAAAGTTCTGATGAAGAAGAAACTAAAAAA GTATCGAATGCTGTAAAACCAAGTGTAAAAGCTGTTAGAAAGGAAAGCAGCAGTGAAGGTTCTGATGATGAAGAAAGCTCTGGTGACAGTTCGGATGAAAAGCCATCAAAGGTACAAAAAGTCAAG CCTTCTAAAGCTTCAAAGCAAAGCAGCAGTGATTCGGAATCAGAGAGTGAGTCTTCTGAGGAAGAAGATGAGGAAGCAACTTTAAAAGCTCCAAACAAAAAT GCTAATGACGTTGAAATGGTAGATGCCTTTTCATCTGAGAAGAAAGCT CCAAAAACACCTGTTACGCCTAAAACCACTTCAACCACTTCTTCGAAGACATTGTTTGTAGGCAACCTGTCATTTAACATTGAACAAGCTGATGT gaaaaatttctttaaagatGCTGGTGAAGTTGTTGATGTTCGTTTAGCAACAAACGAGGAAGGAATGTTCAAGGGCTTTGGACATGTTGACTTTGCAACTGCTGAAGCCGTAAATAAG GCCCTAGAATTGAATGGCAAAGATTTGTTGGGTCGTGCTGTGAGACTTGATGTTGCTCATGAAAGGGGTGCATATGCCAG CCAAGAGCACAACTCATTTCAGAAAAGTAGAAGAGAACATAGCCAAACAGTTTATATTCGGGGCTTTGATAAATCCTTTGGAGAGGATGAG ATTAGAAGCTCGTTGGAAGAACATTTTGGTTCGTGTGGAGAGATTTCAAGGATTTCCATCCCAAAAGATTATGAGACTGGTTCAGTTAAAGG ATTTGCTTACATGGACTTAAAAGATGGCAACGGTTTCAACAAAGCCCTAGAACTTAATGGTGTTGAGCTTGGAGGCTATGCATTGGTTGTAGAAGAGGCAAAACCCCGAGGTGATTTCCGTGATGGTAATAGGAGTGGTGGAAGAAATAGTGGCGGCCGATTTGGTGGAAGAGATAGTGGTGGCCGATTTGGTGGAAGAGATAGTGGTGGCCGATTTGGTGGAAGAGATAGTGGCGGCCGATTTGGCAGCCAGCGTGGAGGTGGCAGATTTGGTAGCCAGCGTGGAGGTGGCAGATTTGGTGGTAGAGGACGTGGAACACCTAATAAACCTAACCTGGCTGCATCTGGAACTG